A window from Microvirgula aerodenitrificans DSM 15089 encodes these proteins:
- a CDS encoding ABC transporter permease, whose protein sequence is MIGDGRFAARLRALIRKEFRQLLRDRSNLAIGILLPMLLILIFGYGLSLDVRNAPLAVVLEDPSPAATEAVAGLRLSPFLSAVMLTSMQDAERLMRARKVDAIVRVPVDFSRRLADGNARIQILLHGADANRASSIQRYITSALGQWALTRADRAGPAGSGNRVGGVTMETRLWFNAANTSTWYLVPGLIVLIMTLVGAFLTALVMAREWERGTLEALFVSPVRPIEILLAKVVPYFTIGLVGLVLCLLAARFLFAVPMYGSLLVLLFASMLYLLVAVAVGLLISAVTRNQFLASQVALVASFLPSMMLSGFLFDLRNVPPVIRIIGQALPATYFMELIRALFLAGDVWPLIFRNCAILAVYAVVLLALARAVTHKRLD, encoded by the coding sequence ATGATCGGCGACGGACGCTTTGCCGCCCGGCTGCGGGCACTGATCCGCAAGGAATTCCGCCAGTTGCTGCGCGACAGGAGCAATCTGGCCATCGGCATCCTGCTGCCGATGCTGCTGATCCTGATCTTCGGCTACGGACTGTCGCTGGACGTGCGCAACGCGCCGCTGGCCGTGGTGCTGGAAGATCCGTCGCCGGCCGCCACCGAGGCGGTGGCCGGGCTGCGGCTGTCGCCATTCCTGTCGGCGGTGATGCTGACCTCGATGCAGGATGCCGAACGGCTGATGCGGGCGCGCAAGGTCGATGCCATCGTCCGCGTGCCGGTGGATTTTTCCCGCCGGCTGGCCGATGGCAATGCGCGCATCCAGATTCTGCTGCATGGCGCCGACGCCAATCGTGCCAGCAGCATCCAGCGCTATATCACCAGTGCGCTCGGCCAGTGGGCGCTGACGCGGGCCGACCGCGCCGGCCCGGCCGGCAGCGGCAACCGGGTGGGCGGGGTGACCATGGAGACGCGACTGTGGTTCAACGCCGCCAATACCAGCACCTGGTATCTGGTACCGGGTCTGATCGTGCTGATCATGACCCTGGTCGGCGCCTTTCTGACCGCGCTGGTCATGGCGCGCGAATGGGAGCGCGGCACGCTGGAGGCGCTGTTCGTGTCGCCGGTGCGGCCGATCGAAATCCTGCTGGCCAAGGTGGTGCCGTATTTCACCATCGGCCTGGTCGGGCTGGTGCTGTGCCTGCTGGCCGCACGCTTCCTGTTTGCGGTGCCGATGTACGGTTCGCTGCTGGTGCTGCTGTTCGCGTCGATGCTTTACCTGCTGGTCGCCGTTGCCGTCGGCCTGCTGATTTCGGCGGTGACGCGCAACCAGTTTCTGGCCAGCCAGGTGGCGCTGGTCGCCAGCTTCCTGCCGTCGATGATGCTGTCCGGCTTTCTGTTCGACCTGCGCAATGTACCGCCGGTCATCCGCATCATCGGCCAGGCGCTGCCGGCCACCTATTTCATGGAACTGATCCGTGCCCTGTTCCTGGCCGGGGATGTCTGGCCGCTGATCTTCAGGAACTGCGCCATCCTCGCCGTCTACGCCGTGGTCCTGCTGGCCCTGGCGCGTGCGGTCACCCACAAGCGACTGGACTGA
- a CDS encoding ATP-binding cassette domain-containing protein, whose product MSTLALDARGLGKRFAVKPSGRMLDALADVTLSIEPGTLTALVGPDGAGKTTLLRLAAGLLRADSGSLRVLGIDAAQDPQAIQNRISYMPQRFGLYDDLSVQENLDLYADLHGVPLAARRERYARLMTMTDLGRFTARPAGKLSGGMKQKLGLACTLVRSPELLLLDEPTVGVDPLSRRELWDIVRQLVDDEQLSVLVSTAYLDEAERCARVFVLHDGRLLAQGDPASLRDRASGRVFAVTPPAGQPARLLQAQLLDHAVAVADAVPQGGRVRFVRDGDGADPALSALLDGLAVDALPPRLEDGFMLLLRERRVMPAPTTPLAVSAPAPVSDDATVIEVRDLVRRFGDFTAVASTSFSVRRGEIFGLLGPNGAGKTTTFRMLCGLLPASSGSLRVAGVDLRRARAAARRRIGYVAQKFALYANLSVRENLEFFGHAYGLHGTTLHERIATVAAQFDLAEVMDSASGQLPGGFRQRLAMATGLLHEPDILFLDEPTSGADPGARRAFWRRITALAAAGTTIIVTTHFMEEAEYCDRIVIQDAGKLLAIGTPGEVRGQAGIAGDPGAGMEAAFIGIVETARERGAR is encoded by the coding sequence ATGAGTACGCTGGCGCTGGACGCCCGCGGGCTGGGCAAGCGCTTCGCCGTCAAGCCGTCCGGCCGGATGCTGGATGCGCTTGCCGACGTGACGCTGTCGATCGAGCCGGGCACGCTGACCGCACTGGTCGGCCCGGATGGCGCCGGCAAGACCACCCTGCTGCGGCTGGCGGCCGGTCTGCTGCGCGCGGACAGCGGCAGCCTCCGCGTACTCGGCATCGACGCCGCGCAGGACCCGCAGGCGATCCAGAACCGGATCAGCTATATGCCACAGCGCTTCGGTCTGTATGACGACCTCAGCGTGCAGGAAAACCTCGATCTGTATGCCGATCTGCACGGCGTGCCCCTGGCGGCACGGCGCGAGCGCTATGCGCGGCTGATGACCATGACCGACCTCGGCCGCTTTACCGCCCGCCCGGCCGGCAAGCTGTCCGGCGGGATGAAACAGAAACTCGGGCTGGCCTGCACCCTGGTCCGCTCGCCGGAACTGCTGCTGCTCGACGAGCCGACGGTCGGGGTCGATCCGCTGTCGCGGCGCGAGCTGTGGGACATCGTCCGCCAACTGGTGGATGACGAGCAGCTCAGCGTACTGGTCAGCACCGCCTATCTGGACGAGGCCGAACGCTGTGCGCGGGTATTCGTGCTGCATGACGGCCGGCTGCTGGCGCAGGGCGATCCGGCCAGCCTGCGCGACCGCGCCAGCGGGCGGGTTTTTGCGGTCACGCCGCCGGCTGGTCAGCCGGCCCGGCTGCTGCAGGCGCAACTGCTCGATCACGCCGTGGCCGTGGCCGATGCCGTACCGCAGGGCGGGCGGGTCCGTTTTGTCCGCGATGGCGATGGAGCGGACCCGGCGCTGTCGGCGCTGCTGGACGGGCTGGCGGTCGACGCGCTGCCTCCGCGGCTGGAGGACGGTTTCATGCTGCTGCTGCGCGAGCGCCGCGTCATGCCGGCCCCGACGACACCGCTCGCCGTGTCTGCCCCCGCGCCAGTCAGTGACGACGCGACGGTCATTGAAGTTCGGGATCTGGTGCGTCGCTTCGGCGATTTCACTGCCGTGGCCAGCACCAGCTTCTCGGTTCGCCGCGGCGAAATTTTCGGTCTGCTTGGCCCGAATGGCGCCGGCAAGACCACGACCTTCCGCATGCTGTGCGGACTGCTGCCGGCCAGCAGTGGCAGCCTGCGGGTGGCCGGGGTTGACCTGCGCCGCGCACGGGCGGCTGCCCGGCGGCGCATTGGCTATGTGGCGCAGAAGTTCGCGCTGTACGCCAATCTGTCGGTGCGGGAAAACCTGGAATTCTTTGGTCATGCCTACGGGCTGCATGGCACGACCCTGCACGAACGCATCGCCACGGTGGCGGCGCAATTCGACCTGGCCGAGGTGATGGACAGTGCCAGTGGCCAGTTGCCGGGCGGGTTCCGCCAGCGGCTGGCGATGGCGACCGGGCTGCTGCACGAACCGGACATCCTGTTTCTGGATGAACCGACCAGTGGTGCCGATCCGGGCGCGCGGCGCGCCTTCTGGCGGCGGATCACCGCACTGGCCGCTGCCGGCACCACCATTATCGTCACCACCCACTTCATGGAAGAGGCCGAGTACTGCGATCGCATCGTGATCCAGGACGCCGGCAAGCTGCTGGCGATCGGCACGCCGGGCGAGGTGCGCGGCCAGGCCGGCATCGCCGGCGACCCCGGCGCCGGCATGGAGGCGGCCTTTATCGGCATCGTCGAAACAGCACGGGAACGGGGGGCGCGATGA
- a CDS encoding HlyD family efflux transporter periplasmic adaptor subunit, producing the protein MKTPWTAMAAYRERVGMNGKLKIAVAGLVLAGLAGSIWWLVRPSPDNGVLTLYGNVDVRQVSLAFNASERVATLTVREGDRVRRGQLLGTLDTRGATLELAQAEARQAASKQVLRRLKTGSRPEELAQARAALASAQAEDDDAGQQLARLNSVHAATAGKAVSQQDLDAAIARRQRARAARITADKALALAVSGPRDEDIAEADAQLRAAQAQTALLRYRLEQAQLTAPVDGVVRSRLLEPGDMASPQRPAYALALTDPKWVRAYVGEVDLGRLRPGMRAMVSTDSHPDQRLPGKVGYISSVAEFTPKTVQTDELRTSLVYEVRILVDDSRDRLRLGMPATVRLTPDAP; encoded by the coding sequence ATGAAGACGCCATGGACCGCCATGGCGGCGTATCGGGAGCGGGTCGGGATGAACGGGAAACTGAAGATCGCTGTGGCCGGGCTGGTGCTGGCCGGCCTTGCCGGCAGCATCTGGTGGCTGGTGCGGCCGTCGCCGGACAACGGCGTACTGACGCTGTACGGCAATGTGGATGTCCGCCAGGTGTCGCTGGCTTTCAATGCCAGCGAACGGGTGGCGACACTGACCGTGCGCGAAGGCGACCGGGTTCGCCGCGGGCAGTTGCTGGGCACACTCGATACCCGTGGGGCGACACTGGAACTGGCGCAGGCCGAGGCGCGGCAGGCAGCGTCAAAACAGGTGCTGCGCCGGCTGAAGACCGGCAGCCGCCCGGAGGAACTCGCCCAGGCGCGTGCCGCGCTGGCCTCGGCGCAGGCCGAGGATGACGATGCCGGCCAGCAGCTGGCACGGCTGAACAGCGTGCATGCCGCGACCGCCGGCAAGGCCGTCAGCCAGCAGGATCTGGATGCAGCCATTGCCCGCCGGCAGCGGGCCCGGGCGGCGCGGATCACGGCCGACAAGGCGCTGGCGCTGGCCGTCAGCGGACCGCGCGACGAGGACATTGCCGAAGCCGATGCCCAGCTGCGGGCGGCGCAGGCGCAGACGGCGCTGCTGCGCTACCGGCTGGAGCAGGCGCAACTGACCGCGCCGGTCGATGGCGTAGTGCGCAGCCGGCTGCTGGAACCGGGTGACATGGCGTCGCCGCAGCGGCCGGCCTATGCGCTGGCGCTGACCGACCCGAAGTGGGTGCGCGCCTATGTCGGCGAAGTCGATCTCGGTCGCCTGCGTCCCGGCATGCGCGCCATGGTCAGTACCGACAGCCATCCGGACCAGCGCCTGCCGGGCAAGGTCGGCTATATCTCGTCGGTGGCGGAATTCACGCCGAAGACCGTGCAGACCGACGAGCTGCGCACCAGCCTGGTCTACGAAGTCCGCATTCTGGTCGACGACAGCCGCGACCGGCTGCGGCTCGGCATGCCGGCCACGGTTCGTCTGACGCCGGATGCACCATGA
- a CDS encoding TetR/AcrR family transcriptional regulator, translating to MKTSDPNVPGAPGRKARADGDATRQRILDVAGDIFAELGYEHATSKAICARAETNMAAVNYHFGGKEGLYQAVLVEVHRRLISRDTLSAIAASDASPADKLGGVIDAFILGAVDGGWHLRIYVREMLGPSATLLAALQQEALPKATLLRRMLSDFTGIPEQEPALACCQLNFFAPLAMLLLADRQVLGRMLTDIWRDPDALRQHLKTYALSGLSAVAAAYAGRASAS from the coding sequence ATGAAAACAAGCGATCCGAACGTCCCCGGCGCGCCAGGCCGCAAGGCGCGTGCCGACGGCGACGCCACGCGCCAGCGCATTCTCGACGTCGCCGGCGACATTTTCGCCGAGCTGGGCTACGAGCACGCCACCAGCAAGGCCATCTGCGCACGCGCCGAAACCAATATGGCGGCGGTGAACTACCATTTCGGCGGCAAGGAAGGCCTGTACCAGGCCGTTCTGGTGGAAGTGCACCGGCGTCTGATCAGCCGCGACACGCTGTCGGCGATCGCCGCCAGCGATGCCTCGCCGGCCGACAAGCTCGGCGGCGTGATCGACGCTTTCATTCTCGGCGCGGTCGACGGCGGCTGGCATCTGCGCATCTATGTCCGCGAGATGCTCGGCCCGTCGGCGACCCTGCTGGCCGCCCTGCAGCAGGAAGCGCTGCCGAAAGCCACCCTGCTGCGACGGATGCTGAGCGACTTTACCGGCATCCCGGAGCAGGAACCGGCACTGGCCTGCTGCCAGTTGAACTTCTTTGCGCCGCTGGCCATGCTGCTGCTCGCCGACCGCCAGGTGCTCGGCCGGATGCTGACCGATATCTGGCGCGACCCGGACGCGCTGCGCCAGCACCTGAAGACCTATGCGCTGTCCGGCCTTTCCGCCGTGGCGGCCGCTTATGCCGGACGGGCGTCGGCGTCGTGA
- the panB gene encoding 3-methyl-2-oxobutanoate hydroxymethyltransferase yields the protein MSTPARVTRIGVPQIRQRKGAGSLVSLTAYSAPMARQVDPHADLILVGDSLGMVLYGMPSTLAVTLEMMIAHGQAVMRGAQRACVVIDLPFASYLASPADAFRAASRLLIETGAQAVKLEGGVEMAGTVAFLTARGIPVMGHVGLMPQQVNTMGGFRAQGMTPEAAAQVERDALAIEAAGAFALVIEGTAEPLARRLTGLLAIPAIGIGASPACDGQVLVTEDMLGLFDDYTPKFVRRYAELNPLIDAAVARFADEVRRGLFPASEHCFHGRKPAHDADARPA from the coding sequence ATGAGTACACCCGCCCGTGTTACCCGCATCGGGGTGCCGCAGATCCGCCAGCGCAAGGGCGCCGGCAGCCTGGTGTCGCTGACTGCCTATTCGGCGCCGATGGCGCGGCAGGTCGATCCGCATGCCGACCTGATCCTGGTCGGCGACTCGCTGGGCATGGTGCTGTACGGCATGCCCAGCACCCTGGCGGTCACGCTGGAGATGATGATTGCCCACGGGCAGGCGGTCATGCGCGGCGCGCAGCGTGCCTGCGTGGTGATCGACCTGCCGTTCGCGTCCTACCTGGCCTCGCCGGCCGATGCGTTTCGCGCCGCGTCCCGGCTGCTGATCGAGACCGGCGCCCAGGCGGTCAAGCTCGAGGGCGGGGTGGAAATGGCCGGGACGGTTGCCTTCCTGACCGCACGCGGCATTCCGGTGATGGGCCATGTCGGCCTGATGCCGCAGCAGGTCAACACCATGGGCGGCTTCAGGGCGCAGGGCATGACACCGGAGGCGGCAGCGCAGGTCGAGCGCGATGCGCTGGCGATCGAGGCGGCCGGTGCGTTCGCGCTGGTGATCGAGGGGACGGCCGAGCCGCTGGCGCGCCGGCTGACCGGCCTGCTGGCGATTCCGGCCATCGGCATCGGTGCGTCACCGGCCTGCGATGGTCAGGTGCTGGTTACCGAGGACATGCTTGGCCTGTTCGACGACTACACGCCGAAGTTTGTTCGCCGCTATGCGGAACTGAATCCGCTGATCGACGCCGCCGTGGCCCGCTTCGCCGATGAGGTGCGTCGTGGTCTCTTTCCGGCCAGCGAGCACTGCTTTCATGGCCGCAAGCCGGCTCACGACGCCGACGCCCGTCCGGCATAA
- a CDS encoding AraC family transcriptional regulator produces MLLTGQTPNHYRVPELGGLPRPLYVRAFEIPADSEVAMHSHPWAQFMHASAGVLCVHTPLGRHMVPPQHAIWIPPGMAHGVTTHGRIAFHSLYLDPGALEGPGPDCKAPVVTPLLRALLHETRTLPADYRPDSADGRLVAVILDQIARLPAAPLCLPMPGDPRLLRIALALQADPGNDRTLEAWGQRVGATRRTLARRFRDETRLTFSEWRLSLRMLAALPRLEAGTPVTTVAAELGYASLSAFIAAFRRFHGSTPGAFFDRNATRR; encoded by the coding sequence ATGCTGCTGACGGGACAGACACCGAATCACTACCGGGTGCCGGAGCTGGGTGGCCTGCCACGGCCGCTGTATGTGCGCGCGTTCGAGATTCCGGCCGACAGCGAGGTGGCGATGCACAGCCATCCATGGGCGCAGTTCATGCATGCCAGTGCCGGCGTGCTGTGCGTGCATACCCCGCTCGGACGGCACATGGTGCCGCCGCAACACGCGATCTGGATTCCGCCCGGCATGGCGCACGGGGTGACCACCCATGGCCGCATCGCCTTTCACAGCCTGTATCTGGATCCGGGCGCGCTTGAAGGCCCGGGCCCGGACTGCAAGGCGCCGGTAGTCACGCCGCTGCTGCGGGCGCTGCTGCACGAAACGCGGACGCTGCCGGCCGACTACCGGCCCGACAGTGCCGACGGCCGGCTGGTGGCAGTGATTCTCGACCAGATTGCCCGCCTGCCGGCCGCGCCGCTGTGCCTGCCGATGCCCGGCGATCCGCGGCTGCTGCGCATTGCGCTGGCGCTGCAGGCCGACCCGGGCAACGACCGCACGCTGGAGGCCTGGGGTCAGCGGGTCGGCGCGACCCGCCGCACGCTGGCGCGACGCTTTCGCGATGAAACCCGGCTGACTTTCAGCGAATGGCGGCTGTCATTGCGCATGCTGGCCGCCCTGCCGCGGCTGGAGGCCGGCACGCCGGTCACCACCGTGGCCGCCGAGCTCGGCTATGCTTCGCTGTCGGCCTTTATCGCGGCATTCCGCCGTTTTCACGGCAGCACGCCGGGTGCCTTTTTCGATCGCAACGCCACTCGCCGTTAA
- a CDS encoding rhodanese-like domain-containing protein, which yields MLKTAHDLVQEARKSVDEQAPEAVRQRMADADTLVIDVREPDEYGQGHLPGAISIPRGMLEFRISSEPALQRTERPLVVYCKTGGRAALATVSLQSMGFGQVVSLAGGYEAWLAAGLPIDKPADIAFD from the coding sequence ATGCTGAAAACCGCCCACGATCTGGTGCAGGAAGCCCGCAAGTCCGTCGACGAGCAGGCGCCGGAGGCTGTCCGTCAGCGGATGGCAGACGCGGATACGCTGGTCATCGACGTTCGCGAGCCGGATGAATATGGTCAGGGTCATCTGCCCGGCGCCATCAGCATCCCGCGCGGCATGCTCGAATTCCGGATTTCCAGCGAGCCGGCGCTGCAGCGCACCGAACGGCCGCTGGTGGTGTACTGCAAGACTGGCGGACGGGCCGCACTGGCCACCGTCAGTCTGCAGAGCATGGGGTTCGGGCAGGTCGTGTCGCTGGCCGGCGGCTATGAGGCGTGGCTGGCTGCCGGACTGCCGATCGACAAGCCGGCCGACATCGCCTTCGATTAA
- a CDS encoding methyl-accepting chemotaxis protein: protein MMNMNDAMTVRQKLLTGFGLVLLLQLLMAVFAMNKMSAVQQNLENILDARYSKIVLVNGVIKTSLENTRLIRDILLASESTGRETVIGQMAANRKKNTDTLNTLGASLNLVKGKALFADIVTAHDQLLSHYDRFNALVQAGQMADAARFLREQIVPDNRLLMARLDTMAAFQESLMAGARAEADASYGQARIVMAVLSALGLMLGAAVALLLSVRIGRSLGRAVVTANRIADGDLAATGGHAVHAGRDEVSQLLAALETMRARLSAALHDIRHNAGAVADSAAQLSGMSGQVAASAQRQADSTSSTAATLEQLTVSISHVADSAGEASRQASQAGRLAGQGGSDALASAERMRTVSSSVQDTAGEMDSLTGEVQAIGNIVTVIRDVADQTNLLALNAAIEAARAGEAGRGFAVVADEVRKLAERTTLSAQEITRMIASIQQNAGRVVDSMAQSRQHVAAVTESADKSGEAMVQVRDSASEVLAAISSINHALDEQRGASQGLARSMEQVAQMAGENSATVEELARTSDGLRGLSQGLQGVVARFRL, encoded by the coding sequence ATGATGAATATGAATGATGCCATGACCGTCAGGCAGAAACTGCTGACAGGCTTTGGACTGGTATTGCTGCTGCAACTGCTGATGGCAGTATTCGCCATGAACAAAATGTCGGCGGTACAGCAGAATCTTGAAAATATTCTTGATGCGCGATATTCAAAAATAGTGCTGGTGAATGGCGTAATCAAAACCTCGCTTGAGAATACCCGCCTGATTCGCGATATTCTGCTCGCCAGTGAAAGCACCGGGCGTGAAACCGTCATCGGGCAGATGGCGGCCAACCGCAAAAAGAATACCGACACCCTGAATACGCTGGGTGCGTCGCTGAATCTGGTCAAGGGCAAGGCGCTGTTCGCCGACATTGTCACCGCACATGATCAGCTGCTGTCGCACTACGATCGTTTCAATGCCCTGGTGCAGGCCGGGCAGATGGCGGACGCCGCCCGTTTCCTGCGCGAGCAGATCGTGCCCGACAACCGGTTGCTGATGGCACGGCTGGACACCATGGCGGCATTCCAGGAATCGCTGATGGCCGGGGCCAGGGCCGAAGCCGACGCCAGCTACGGGCAGGCGCGAATCGTCATGGCCGTGCTCAGTGCGCTGGGCCTGATGCTGGGCGCGGCGGTGGCGCTGCTGCTGTCGGTGCGCATCGGCCGTTCACTGGGGAGGGCGGTCGTGACCGCCAACCGGATTGCCGACGGCGACCTGGCCGCAACAGGCGGGCACGCAGTCCATGCCGGGCGCGATGAAGTCAGCCAGTTGCTGGCAGCGCTGGAAACCATGCGTGCCCGGCTGTCCGCCGCGCTGCATGACATCCGCCACAACGCCGGCGCGGTAGCGGACTCGGCTGCGCAGCTGTCCGGCATGTCCGGCCAGGTGGCAGCCAGCGCGCAGCGTCAGGCCGATTCGACCTCGTCCACGGCAGCGACGCTGGAGCAACTGACCGTCAGCATCAGTCATGTGGCGGACAGCGCCGGCGAGGCATCGCGGCAGGCGTCGCAGGCCGGCCGCCTGGCCGGACAGGGCGGCAGCGATGCGCTGGCCTCGGCCGAGCGCATGCGGACCGTCAGCAGCAGCGTGCAGGACACCGCCGGCGAGATGGACAGCCTGACCGGTGAAGTGCAGGCCATCGGCAATATCGTGACCGTGATTCGCGATGTGGCCGACCAGACCAATCTGCTGGCACTGAACGCCGCGATCGAAGCCGCCCGTGCCGGCGAGGCCGGGCGCGGTTTTGCCGTGGTGGCGGATGAGGTGCGCAAGCTGGCCGAGCGCACCACGCTGTCGGCACAGGAGATCACCCGCATGATTGCCTCGATCCAGCAGAATGCCGGCCGGGTGGTGGACAGCATGGCGCAGAGCCGGCAGCACGTGGCTGCCGTGACCGAGAGCGCCGACAAGAGCGGCGAGGCCATGGTTCAGGTCCGGGACAGCGCCAGCGAGGTGCTGGCGGCGATCAGCAGCATCAACCATGCGCTGGACGAGCAGCGCGGCGCCAGCCAGGGCCTGGCCCGCAGCATGGAACAGGTGGCACAGATGGCCGGTGAAAACAGCGCGACGGTCGAGGAACTGGCCCGGACCTCCGACGGACTGCGGGGATTGTCACAGGGCCTGCAGGGGGTGGTGGCGCGATTCCGGCTGTAA
- the glcC gene encoding transcriptional regulator GlcC, with product MTAAGPGRSRQLADVVAERIERMILDGVLKPGQPLLSERRMCEKLGVSRTALREGLKVLRGRGIIETAHGKGSQVSAMAPDGSGNPLMHLYSAHPRTLYDLLEVRALLEGESARLAALRGTEADFILISRRYQALIDAQRLGVDAEAHARVDHAFHLAICEASHNPVLVQTLRSLTDLLLSSVFASLSNLYHRAERKRQLDRQHARLHHAVTSRLPEQARRAAIEHLTSISDNLREIEQEEQRLVRATMRLEGLDALDPPADD from the coding sequence ATGACCGCCGCCGGTCCGGGCCGCTCCCGGCAACTGGCCGACGTCGTTGCCGAACGCATAGAACGCATGATCCTGGACGGGGTGCTGAAGCCCGGCCAGCCACTGCTGTCCGAGCGGCGCATGTGCGAGAAACTCGGCGTGTCGCGTACTGCCCTGCGCGAAGGCCTGAAAGTGCTGCGCGGGCGCGGCATCATCGAGACCGCGCATGGCAAGGGCTCGCAGGTCAGCGCCATGGCGCCGGACGGCAGCGGCAATCCGCTGATGCACTTGTACAGCGCGCATCCGCGCACCCTGTACGATCTGCTGGAGGTCCGGGCGCTGCTGGAAGGCGAGTCGGCGCGGCTGGCCGCCCTGCGCGGCACCGAGGCCGACTTCATCCTGATCAGCCGCCGCTATCAGGCATTGATCGATGCACAGCGGCTCGGGGTGGATGCCGAAGCGCATGCGCGCGTCGACCATGCCTTTCACCTGGCGATCTGCGAGGCATCGCACAATCCGGTACTGGTACAGACGCTGCGTTCGCTGACCGACCTGCTGCTGAGTTCGGTATTCGCCTCGCTGAGCAATCTGTACCACCGCGCCGAGCGCAAGCGACAGCTGGACCGCCAGCATGCGCGGCTGCATCACGCCGTCACCAGCCGCCTGCCGGAGCAGGCGCGCCGCGCCGCCATCGAACACCTGACCAGCATCAGCGACAACCTGCGCGAGATCGAGCAGGAAGAACAGCGGCTGGTGAGGGCGACCATGCGCCTGGAAGGGCTGGATGCGCTCGACCCGCCCGCCGACGATTGA
- the glcD gene encoding glycolate oxidase subunit GlcD, with the protein MSIFYDERVDGVLPDVDKAALLEELRRVLPDVEVLSDAEDLKPYECDGLSAYRATPLLVILPETIDQVQTLLRLCHARQVPVVARGAGTGLSGGAMPLEKGVLLVMARFKRVLSVDPDARVARLEPGVRNLAISEAAAPYGLYYAPDPSSQIACSIGGNVAENAGGVHCLKYGLTVHNVMKVDMLTIEGERMTLGSDALDSPGFDLLALYTGSEGMLGVAVEITVKLLPKPQMAKVLLASFDDVDKAGRAVGDIIAAGIIPGGLEMMDNLSIRAAEDFIHAGYPVDAEAILLCELDGAEADVHADCERVSHIVRAAGATDVRQARDEAERQRFWAGRKNAFPAVGRISPDYYCMDGTIPRRELPKVLKGIAALSEKHGLRVANVFHAGDGNMHPLILFDANLPGEMERAEALGGEILELCVAVGGSITGEHGVGREKINQMCAQFNSDELEMFHAVKAAFDPDRLLNPGKNIPSLHRCAEFGAMHVHHGKLPFPELDRF; encoded by the coding sequence ATGAGCATTTTCTACGACGAACGTGTCGACGGCGTCCTGCCGGATGTCGACAAGGCCGCGTTGCTGGAAGAACTGCGCCGGGTGCTGCCCGACGTCGAGGTGCTGTCCGATGCGGAAGACCTCAAGCCCTACGAGTGCGACGGCCTGTCCGCCTATCGCGCCACGCCGCTGCTGGTCATCCTGCCCGAAACGATCGACCAGGTGCAAACCCTGCTGCGGCTGTGTCATGCGCGGCAGGTGCCGGTTGTCGCCCGCGGGGCCGGCACCGGTCTGTCCGGCGGCGCCATGCCGCTGGAAAAGGGCGTGCTGCTGGTCATGGCACGCTTCAAGCGCGTGCTGTCGGTCGATCCGGATGCCCGTGTTGCCCGGCTGGAACCCGGCGTGCGCAACCTGGCCATTTCCGAGGCCGCGGCCCCTTACGGCCTGTACTACGCGCCGGACCCGTCGTCGCAGATCGCCTGTTCGATCGGCGGCAATGTCGCCGAAAACGCCGGTGGCGTGCACTGCCTGAAATACGGGCTGACCGTGCACAATGTCATGAAGGTCGACATGCTGACCATCGAGGGCGAGCGCATGACGCTCGGCAGCGATGCCCTGGACAGCCCCGGCTTCGACCTGCTGGCGCTGTATACCGGCTCGGAAGGCATGCTCGGCGTGGCGGTGGAGATCACCGTCAAACTGCTGCCGAAACCGCAGATGGCCAAGGTCCTGCTGGCCAGCTTCGACGACGTCGACAAGGCAGGCCGCGCGGTCGGCGACATCATTGCCGCCGGCATCATCCCCGGCGGGCTGGAAATGATGGACAACCTGTCGATCCGGGCCGCCGAAGACTTTATTCACGCCGGTTACCCGGTCGATGCCGAAGCCATCCTGTTGTGCGAACTCGATGGCGCCGAGGCCGACGTGCACGCCGACTGCGAACGGGTCAGCCATATCGTCCGCGCCGCCGGCGCGACCGATGTTCGCCAGGCGCGTGACGAGGCCGAACGGCAACGGTTCTGGGCCGGACGCAAGAACGCCTTCCCGGCGGTCGGCCGCATCTCGCCCGACTACTACTGCATGGACGGCACCATTCCGCGCCGCGAGCTGCCGAAAGTGCTGAAGGGCATTGCCGCGCTGTCGGAAAAACACGGGCTGCGCGTCGCCAATGTGTTCCATGCCGGCGACGGCAACATGCACCCGCTGATCCTGTTCGATGCCAACCTGCCCGGCGAAATGGAACGCGCCGAGGCCCTTGGCGGCGAAATCCTGGAACTGTGCGTCGCGGTTGGCGGCAGCATCACCGGCGAGCACGGTGTCGGCCGCGAAAAGATCAACCAGATGTGTGCCCAGTTCAACAGCGACGAGCTGGAGATGTTCCACGCGGTCAAGGCGGCCTTCGACCCCGACCGCCTGCTGAACCCCGGCAAGAACATTCCGTCCCTGCATCGCTGCGCCGAATTCGGTGCGATGCACGTCCATCACGGGAAACTGCCGTTCCCCGAGCTGGACCGGTTCTGA